The Bacillus sp. NEB1478 genome contains the following window.
CTTGCAAGCTCTTGAAATTCTGCCACCGAGAAAGATTCGGTCGGTTCTTTTATATCTATTAAGTAATGTGGAATTCCTTCTTTTTCAGCTTCTGAAATCTTAGCAGTTCCAATATCCAGCCCCTTATAAATCTGCATAGAATCCCCGCTGATGATCTCACCGTTAATAGCTTTTGCAAGTTCAACGCTCGTCTTTGTTTTTCCTACAGCAGTTGGTCCTACTATCACAACTAATTTTTCTTTCATAATAAACTCCTACATGACTCTTTTAAACATTTTTTCAAGTTCATAAGTTGATAGATGAATCGTAACAGGTCTTCCATGCGGACAAGTATAGGGATCCTCGGCCGCACGCAGGGATTGCAATAATGCGAAAATCTCATCATTTCTTAAGTGATGATTTGCTTTAATTGAACCTTTGCAAGACATCATAATCGCTGCTTCTTCTCTAAGTTTTTCAATATTAATTTTTTTGTTATCCAATACTTGCTGAATAATATCTAACATCGTTTCTTTTTCATAGCCTTTCGGGAACCATTGCGGATGTTCTCTTACAATAAACGTATTTTGTCCAAATGGCTCTAAGAACAATCCGACTTGTGCGAAGAAATCCAGGTTTTCCTTTATGAAAGCAGCTTCATGACTCGTATATTCAAATGTGTAAGGTACAGTCAAAAGCTGAACCTCGCGCTCTACCCGTCCTACTTTTTTTCTGAAAAATTCATATTTAATCCGCTCCTGAGCAGCATGCTGGTCAATTAAGTAAAGTCCATTTTCATTTTGTGCCAGTATATAAGTACCATGCATTTGTCCGATCGGATATAGTACAGGAAGCTTTTCATTTTCATTATCAACATTGTTATTATCATCCATTTGATTACCTGAATGTTGGACTTGTTGAATAGTCGTTTTATCTTCCAACAAAGTATCTACCATTTCTCTAATATGCTTATTTTCTGTATCATCAGACACTGTTTCAGCCAATCTAGTTTGTTGAAATCCAGTTGGACTAGTTTCAGATGGCTGATAGTTAGGATTAGATCCTTCATTTGTTTGGCTGTATTGAAATGAAAAAGCAGATTGATAATCCATATCTTTGGGTCTTTGTTCTTTTCTTGGTATATGAACGTCTGGAATTAATTGCTGCGCTTTAATCGTTTTTCTTAGTTCATTTTCCACGAGCTGGACTAGCTCTGTTTCTTTACTTAACCTAGCTTCATGTTTGGAAGGGTGAACATTCACATCAATGATCGTAGGATCCATTTTGATTGATAATACAGCAATCGGAAACCTTCCAATTGGCAAAAACGTATGATACGCATTTTGAATAGCTTTTGATAGTGAATAATTTTTTATATACCGTCCATTCATGAAAAGAGAAATATATTGTCTAGAAGCTCTGTTCACCTCTGGTTTTGCAATAAAACCAGTAACTTCATAATCGAGTGATGAAAACGATACCGGAATCATATTTTTGGCTGTTTGAATGCCATAAACAGAAGCGATAATCTGCTGAAGGTTATCATTACCAGAAGTTTGTAGCAACTCTTTTCCGTTATGCTTTAAGCGAAAAGCAACTTGCGGATTAGCCAACGCTAGGCGATTCATAAGATCGGTTATAGCTCCAAGCTCCGTTTGAATCGTTTTTAAGTGTTTAAGACGGGCAGGTGTATTGTAAAATAAATTTCTAACGTTTACATCAGTACCTTTTCTGCTGCTGGTTTGCTCTTGTTTTACAATTCTGCCATTTTCGATAAATAGATACGTTCCCGGCCGATCTCCTGTTGATGTTTTTAGCTCTACTTGTGAAACAGAAGAGATACTCGGCAACGCTTCTCCTCTAAATCCCATTGTTCGGATGTGAATGAGATCTTGTTCGCTTTTTATTTTACTCGTCGCGTGACGGTTAAAAGCGAGCACACAATCTTCTGGTTCAATTCCATCTCCATTATCTAATACACGGATGAGTGAAAGACCACCTTCTTCCACTTCCACTTCAATTCTTGAGGCGTTTGCATCAATTGAATTTTCAACTAATTCTTTAACAACAGAGGCCGGGCGCTCGACTACTTCACCAGCAGCGATTTTGTTTGATAAATGTTCATCCATCTGTACGATTTTGCCCATCTGATACGCCTCCTTTATTTCAGCTTTCCTTGAAGCTTGTAAATCACATTCATTGCATCCATTGGTGTCATTTCTAAAAGATTAATGGATTTCAGCTCTTTAATTACATCGATTTCTTTTGGGTCTTTAAGTTTTCTTTGCGATTGTTTTTCTGAGAATAAACTTAACTGACTTTCTATAAATTCTTCTTCTGCGGCTGCCGAAACTTCTTTTATGGAAGGATCTGGCCCATTACTTTGCTGATTCTCATAAGAATTTAATATCGTCTTTGCCCTACATATCACTTCTTCTGGAAGCTCTGCCAGCTCTGCAACTTGAATACCAAAACTTTTATCTGCTTGTCCGTCAATTACTTTATGCAAAAATACGAGTCTTCCATTCTCTTCTATAGCACTTACAAATACATTTTTTAAAGAGGAAAGTGTATTTTCTAAAACGGTTAACTCATGATAATGAGTCGAAAATAATGTCTTTGCATTTATTTTTCCATGTATAAACTCGATGATGGATTGCGCAAGGGCCATACCGTCATAAGTAGATGTACCTCTTCCTATTTCATCAAGTAAAATTAGGCTATTTTCAGTTGCGCTTGTAAGAGCAAAGTTCGTTTCCAGCATTTCTACCATAAAGGTACTCTGACCGCCTACAAGATCATCTGCAGCACCAATCCGTGTAAAAATCTGATCGAACATCGGGAGCTCTGCGCTCTCTGCAGGAACAAAACAACCAATCTGCATCATAACAGAAGTGAGTGCCAACTGGCGCATATAAGTACTTTTACCTGCCATGTTAGGACCTGTAATCAGCAGCATATTGCGGTCATTATTTAAATGTATATCGTTTGGAACATATTCTTGTGCATCCATTACTTTTTCAACAACAGGATGCCGGCCGCCAATGATTGTTACCTTCCCATTTTCAGAAATAACTGGTCTTACGTAATGATATTGTTCACTGATCGACGCAAAAGATTGAACAACATCCAGTTCAGAAATAGCTGAAGCAAGTTGCTGTAGCCCAGGAATATATTGCTTCACATGCTCTCTTACTTCTAAAAACAGTGAATACTCAAGACCTGATATTTTCTCTTCTGCTTCTAAAATGATACTTTCTTTTTCTTTTAATTCAGGAGTTACATAGCGTTCTGCATTAGCTAATGTTTGTTTTCGTTCATACCGATCGGGCACCATAGACAAATTCGATCTCGTTACTTCAATATAGTAGCCAAATATTTTATTAAATCCAATTTTTAACGACTTAATCCCCGTCGATATTTTTTCTTTCTGCTCTAAAGAAACGATCCACTCTTTTCCGTTCGTGCTCGCGTCTTTATACTCGTCTAATTTGTCATTAAAGCCCTTCTTTATAATTCCGCCTTCTTTAATTTGAATCGGAGCTTCTTCACAAAGAGCTGATTGCAGGAAATCAGCAAGTTCACCATGATCTGTCATCTTTTCATAAAGTGCATTGGCGTAATCTCCATCAATCTGCTTCATCTTTTCTCTAATGACAGGAACACTTTGTAATGAACGTCTAAGCTGAACCAAGTCTCTTGGGCTCGCATTTCCATACGAGATTTTTGCAATGAGCCTCTCCATATCATAAACAGATTTCAGCTGTTCTTTCATTTCTTCCCGAATAAAAAATTCGCCGATAAGGTTTTCCACTAATTGTAGACGTTTTTCAATTGTCTCTTTTACAAATAGAGGCTCTTCTACCCATTGTTTAAGCTTTCTTGCCCCCATCGCTGTCATCGTTGCATCTAGCAGCCAAAGTAAAGATCCTTTTTTTCCTTTTGCACGAATTGATTCTGTTAATTCTAGATTTCTTTTAGAAAAGGCATCTAATTTCATTCTTTTTTCATTTTGCTGATATTCAATTGCCTTCAAATGATGAAACGATCTTTTTTGCGTAAAGCTTAAATAATGAAACAATCTACCTGCAGCATTTATTAATAATGGCTGTGTAATATTTTCAGCTAAATGATTGAATTTATCATCTATTTCATTTTCTTCTTTTATAGAAATAGATGCTTGGCCATGTTGTGAGATATATTCATTCCATTCATTATGTAATGCTTCATCTCCCACGATTTCTTTAACCCCATGACTTAAGAGAAGCTGAATAAATGGCAAATGACTTCCTTCATATAAATAACCTTTCATTTCACCAGTTGATAAATCGCACAAAATATAAGCATACGATTGATCTTGTTTTTCTATAGAAACAAGATAATTATTTTCACGATCCTGCAATAAATGGTCATCAATTACTGTTCCCGGAGTAATAATTTGAATAACTTCCCTTTTAACTACCCCTACGGATTGTTTTGGATCTTCTACCTGTTCACAAATCGCCACTTTATAGCCGTTTTCAACAAGTACTTTTATGTATCCTGCAGATGAATGATATGGCACGCCACACATAGGAATACGTCCATTTTGGCCGCCTTCTCTGCTCGTTAATGTAATTTCTAATATCTGTGATGCTTTAACAGCATCTTCGAAAAACATTTCATAAAAATCACCTAATCTAAAAAATAAAAAGGCATCTTGATGAGCTGCCTTAATGGATAAATATTGTTGCATCATTGGAGTATATTGCGACATTTTTTCACCTATTTTCATAACATTTCAATGTTGCCATTATATCATAATTTAACAAGCCTTTACCTTCTAAACAATTAGAAACCATAGTTAATTCCTAGAGATTAGTGCTTAACTTTTTAAATCTTTAGCAATTTAAAAGCAAGAAGGTCAAGGAAGTAAAGATTCGAGGAACACAGCGTATTACAAATACGTGAGTACCACAGGAACGAGCAACACTTGCACATAGACTGCGAGTTGCGACGAGTAATCGCAGAGCACGAGACTGAAGAAGAGATTCGCCGCTTATCAATTAGAGTCGTTTGGTAATTTAGAAGCAAGAAGGTCAAGGAAGTAAAGATTTGAGGAACACAGCGTATTACAAATACGTGAGTACCACAGAAACGAGACTGACGAAGAGATTCGACGCTTATCAATTACCAAACCAAACAAAAAAACGGGAAACAATACCCCGTTTTTTCTTATTCCTCTAAATCTCCAACTAAAAAATTAGGATCAAGGTCATTAAAATCTTCTTCATCTACATCATATTCCCAATCTCTTGTGTTCTCATCATCAAAACCATCTGGATTTACATATACACAAACCTTTGTTTCACCGATTATTTCACATACAAACTCTCTTTCTACTTGCACGATTACTTTATTGCCATTTGGTGAAATAGTAGCTTCAAGTGTATTAGGTTCCTGCAGGGCTCTGCAATAAACTTCAAATTGTTTACCCATCGCATGCTTATCTCTGACACTAAGAACAACTGTATCTTTAAATTGAATCGTTTCAGTTACTACTTCTGTTCTCGTATTGTCATTATAAGAATACCAAACATTAATATCATATGAGCCCTCAACTTCAACACAATCATCTTTTCGATTTGGTTTGTAGGTATGGTTGATGATCCAGCATCCTAAAATGCTTGTAGGTCGATGAGTCGGTGCAATTGTGTGAGTTTCCTGTGAGAATTTTCGTCCTTTACCGCAAACAGCTTTAGTAATGATTTCTCTGTAA
Protein-coding sequences here:
- the mutL gene encoding DNA mismatch repair endonuclease MutL, with amino-acid sequence MGKIVQMDEHLSNKIAAGEVVERPASVVKELVENSIDANASRIEVEVEEGGLSLIRVLDNGDGIEPEDCVLAFNRHATSKIKSEQDLIHIRTMGFRGEALPSISSVSQVELKTSTGDRPGTYLFIENGRIVKQEQTSSRKGTDVNVRNLFYNTPARLKHLKTIQTELGAITDLMNRLALANPQVAFRLKHNGKELLQTSGNDNLQQIIASVYGIQTAKNMIPVSFSSLDYEVTGFIAKPEVNRASRQYISLFMNGRYIKNYSLSKAIQNAYHTFLPIGRFPIAVLSIKMDPTIIDVNVHPSKHEARLSKETELVQLVENELRKTIKAQQLIPDVHIPRKEQRPKDMDYQSAFSFQYSQTNEGSNPNYQPSETSPTGFQQTRLAETVSDDTENKHIREMVDTLLEDKTTIQQVQHSGNQMDDNNNVDNENEKLPVLYPIGQMHGTYILAQNENGLYLIDQHAAQERIKYEFFRKKVGRVEREVQLLTVPYTFEYTSHEAAFIKENLDFFAQVGLFLEPFGQNTFIVREHPQWFPKGYEKETMLDIIQQVLDNKKINIEKLREEAAIMMSCKGSIKANHHLRNDEIFALLQSLRAAEDPYTCPHGRPVTIHLSTYELEKMFKRVM
- the mutS gene encoding DNA mismatch repair protein MutS — protein: MSQYTPMMQQYLSIKAAHQDAFLFFRLGDFYEMFFEDAVKASQILEITLTSREGGQNGRIPMCGVPYHSSAGYIKVLVENGYKVAICEQVEDPKQSVGVVKREVIQIITPGTVIDDHLLQDRENNYLVSIEKQDQSYAYILCDLSTGEMKGYLYEGSHLPFIQLLLSHGVKEIVGDEALHNEWNEYISQHGQASISIKEENEIDDKFNHLAENITQPLLINAAGRLFHYLSFTQKRSFHHLKAIEYQQNEKRMKLDAFSKRNLELTESIRAKGKKGSLLWLLDATMTAMGARKLKQWVEEPLFVKETIEKRLQLVENLIGEFFIREEMKEQLKSVYDMERLIAKISYGNASPRDLVQLRRSLQSVPVIREKMKQIDGDYANALYEKMTDHGELADFLQSALCEEAPIQIKEGGIIKKGFNDKLDEYKDASTNGKEWIVSLEQKEKISTGIKSLKIGFNKIFGYYIEVTRSNLSMVPDRYERKQTLANAERYVTPELKEKESIILEAEEKISGLEYSLFLEVREHVKQYIPGLQQLASAISELDVVQSFASISEQYHYVRPVISENGKVTIIGGRHPVVEKVMDAQEYVPNDIHLNNDRNMLLITGPNMAGKSTYMRQLALTSVMMQIGCFVPAESAELPMFDQIFTRIGAADDLVGGQSTFMVEMLETNFALTSATENSLILLDEIGRGTSTYDGMALAQSIIEFIHGKINAKTLFSTHYHELTVLENTLSSLKNVFVSAIEENGRLVFLHKVIDGQADKSFGIQVAELAELPEEVICRAKTILNSYENQQSNGPDPSIKEVSAAAEEEFIESQLSLFSEKQSQRKLKDPKEIDVIKELKSINLLEMTPMDAMNVIYKLQGKLK
- a CDS encoding outer spore coat protein CotE translates to MSRRVEQELTYREIITKAVCGKGRKFSQETHTIAPTHRPTSILGCWIINHTYKPNRKDDCVEVEGSYDINVWYSYNDNTRTEVVTETIQFKDTVVLSVRDKHAMGKQFEVYCRALQEPNTLEATISPNGNKVIVQVEREFVCEIIGETKVCVYVNPDGFDDENTRDWEYDVDEEDFNDLDPNFLVGDLEE